The genomic window ACATGCAGCTGCGCTTCTACCGCGCGGACTGGCAGACGCTGCGGCAGAGCGACGACTACTCCTTCGGGGCCGAGCGGGGCACCTACGCCGACTGGTCCCGGATCACGGCCCAGCTGGGGGGCGTCACGGCCTGGGGTGAGGCCCCGGGAGGCGACGACCCGACGGATCCGACCGATCCCCCCACCGACCCGCCGGCCGACGGGCCCACGCTCTTCGACGACTTCAACTACTCCGGCCACACGGACCCGAAGATCGCGGCGAACGGCTGGAGCGTCCGCTCGAACTCGGGCGGCCCCGGTGTGCCGGGTGCCGTGTGGGCGCCCGAGAAGGTCACCTTCGCGAGCCAGAGCGGCAACTCGATCATGAATCTGGAGACGTCGACCGCCGGCACGGGCGCCTCGACCGTGCAGACGGAGATCCTCACCCGCTCGTCGAAGTTCCGCAACGGCACCTACGCGGCACGTGTGAAGTTCAGCGACGCCCCGAAGTCCGGTCCGGACGGCGACCACCTCGTGCAGACCTTCTTCACGATCAACGACCTGAAGGCGCCGATGGCCGACGACTACGCCGAGTACGACTTCGAGTACCTGCCGAACGGCGGCTGGGGCGAGCCGTCCAACATCCTCTACACCACGTCCTGGGAGACCTACCGGCCCGATCCGTGGGAGGCCGTGAACCAGCACAGCGAGGCCCGCCAGAGCTACGCCGGGTGGCACGACCTGGTGGTGACGATCGACAACAGCGCCATCACGTACTACGTCGACGGACAGCCGTTCGGCACGCACGGGGCGGCCTACCTCCCGGAGCGGCCCATGTCGATCAACTTCAACCAGTGGCTCATCGATCTGGCGGGCCAGAGCAGCACCGCTCCGCGGGCGTACGACCAGCAGGTGGACTACGTCCTTCACGTGAAGGACCAGGTCCTCTCCCCCGCGCAGGTGTCGGCTCTGGTGAGCGGCTACCGGGCGGCCGGGACGGCCTTCCGGGACACGGTACCGGGCGTCTGACCAGGCAGGTGTGAGCAGGGGCGGGGTGGTGGGCCGGGCGGGCCTCCACCCCGCTTCCGTGTGTCCGGAATTCGGGTGGCCTCTTGACAGCCGCGCCACCCGCCGGGCAATCTTCCGTTAAGCAGAAACGAACTTCCGCGATACGGAAGGAGCGCAGAATGGGTTTCTCGGACCAGCGCTTCGATGTGAACCTCTCGATCCTCTTCACCGAACTCCCGCTCCTGGAGCGTCCGGCGGCGGCAGCCGCGGCGGGCTTCACCGCGGTCGAGCTCTGGTGGCCCTGGATCGAGACCCCCACCCCGGCGCAGGCCGAGCTCGACGCCCTGAAGAAGGCGCTCGACGACGCGGGAACGCAGCTGGTGGGGCTGAACTTCTACGCGGGCCGGCTGCCCGGCCCCGACCGCGGCGCGGTCTCGGTGCCCGGCGACGAGTCGG from Streptomyces sp. NBC_01341 includes these protein-coding regions:
- a CDS encoding cellulose binding domain-containing protein is translated as MSAFRRSRVRAAAAAAVTLAMGCTALAALPTTAGAAAAAAGLAVQYRTSASGATADQSEPWLKVRNTGSTSVPLADVKVRYYFKADSASAAYRFACSWAVKGCGNITGTFKTLPNPTATADRYLEIAFSGGAGSLAPGADTGDMQLRFYRADWQTLRQSDDYSFGAERGTYADWSRITAQLGGVTAWGEAPGGDDPTDPTDPPTDPPADGPTLFDDFNYSGHTDPKIAANGWSVRSNSGGPGVPGAVWAPEKVTFASQSGNSIMNLETSTAGTGASTVQTEILTRSSKFRNGTYAARVKFSDAPKSGPDGDHLVQTFFTINDLKAPMADDYAEYDFEYLPNGGWGEPSNILYTTSWETYRPDPWEAVNQHSEARQSYAGWHDLVVTIDNSAITYYVDGQPFGTHGAAYLPERPMSINFNQWLIDLAGQSSTAPRAYDQQVDYVLHVKDQVLSPAQVSALVSGYRAAGTAFRDTVPGV